From Oreochromis niloticus isolate F11D_XX unplaced genomic scaffold, O_niloticus_UMD_NMBU tig00006575_pilon, whole genome shotgun sequence, one genomic window encodes:
- the LOC109199116 gene encoding glutathione synthetase-like yields the protein MECCIHLLSDPSLRLRLKSWDARLLMERCRAVKSPDISAHLAGTKKVQQVLARPGVLERFFPDQPQAVQQIRATFADLY from the exons atggagtgctgcattcatctgctgtctgatcccagcctcaggctccgactcaAG AGCTGGGATGCTCGTCTTCTGATGGAGCGCTGTCGAGCTGTGAAGAGTCCAGATATCAGCGCTCACCTGGCTGGTACCAAGAAGGTTCAGCAAGTGCTCGCCAGACCTGGAGTCCTGGAGAGGTTCTTCCCGGACCAGCCTCAAGCTGTGCAGCAGATCCGAGCGACATTCGCTGACCTCTACTGA